In a single window of the Papaver somniferum cultivar HN1 chromosome 8, ASM357369v1, whole genome shotgun sequence genome:
- the LOC113306317 gene encoding uncharacterized protein LOC113306317 codes for MLAYGCAADAIDEYLRIGETTVLEATRRFCKMIVHSYGDEYLHEPTVSDVELLLRKNKDRGFPGMLGSLDCMHSNWDKYPSAESWAYTVYKGSESIVLEAVVSYELWFWHAFFGMPGSNNDINVMNRSYVFRSFINGKAPPVKFVVNGHSYDMGYYLGDGIYTEISTIVMVIKYPDS; via the coding sequence atgttagcttatggatgtgcAGCAGATGCAATAGATGAATACTTACGCATTGGAGAAACCACTGTTTTGGAAGCcactcgtaggttctgtaagatGATTGTCCATTCGTATGGGGACGAATATTTGCATGAACCAACTGTGAGTGATGTTGAACTGTTGCTTAGGaaaaacaaagaccggggatttcctgggatgttGGGTAGTCTTGATTGCATGCATTCTAATTGGGATAAATATCCGTCGGCTGAATCATGGGCTTACACCgtgtataaagggagcgaaagtattgTGTTGGAGGCAGTTGTGTCCTATGAACTCtggttttggcatgcattttttggtatgcccggctcAAACAATGATATTAAtgtgatgaaccgttcatatgtttttcgaagctTTATCAACGGGAAAGCACCACCAGTGAAATTTGTGGTaaacggacattcatatgatatggGATATTATCTCGGTGATGGCATATACACGGAGATTTCTACAATTGTGATGGTCATAAAATATCCAGACTCATag